One Sodalinema gerasimenkoae IPPAS B-353 DNA segment encodes these proteins:
- a CDS encoding ribonuclease Z — translation MEIVFLGTSSGVPTRSRNVSSLAVRLKQRGEVWLFDCGEGTQHQLLQSDLKVGRIRRIFITHMHGDHVFGLMGLLASIGLAGAPDRIDLYGPPQLETYLDACARYSHTHLHYPITVHKHKPGVIYEDEDYRVLCDRLDHRIPAYGYRLEERDRPGRFDVAKAQAMGIPPGPVYGQLKQGQRVTLGDGRVIHGQDLCGDPQPGRKLVYCTDTIYCENAVRLSEGADVLIHEATFSHRDATLAQQRLHSTSTMAAQVALAAGVKHLFMTHFSPRYAPGNDLDLTDLLSEARAIFPHTDLAYDFLTYEVPKQPSQAVTLSR, via the coding sequence GGAACCAGTTCAGGTGTCCCGACGCGATCACGAAATGTGTCGAGTCTTGCCGTGCGCCTGAAACAGCGAGGTGAAGTTTGGTTATTTGACTGTGGAGAAGGGACGCAACATCAACTCCTCCAGAGTGATCTCAAAGTGGGGCGGATTCGCCGTATTTTTATTACCCATATGCATGGGGATCATGTGTTTGGCTTAATGGGACTGTTGGCGAGCATTGGCCTAGCAGGAGCGCCCGATCGCATTGATTTGTATGGTCCCCCACAACTTGAAACCTATCTCGATGCCTGTGCGCGCTATTCCCATACCCATTTGCACTATCCGATTACGGTGCATAAGCATAAGCCGGGGGTGATTTATGAGGATGAGGACTATCGGGTCTTGTGCGATCGCCTCGATCACCGGATTCCGGCCTATGGCTATCGGCTGGAAGAGCGCGATCGCCCAGGACGTTTTGATGTGGCTAAGGCCCAGGCTATGGGCATTCCCCCGGGTCCCGTCTATGGTCAGCTCAAGCAAGGACAACGGGTGACGTTAGGGGATGGACGGGTGATTCACGGTCAGGATCTCTGTGGCGATCCCCAACCGGGACGGAAGTTGGTCTATTGTACGGATACGATCTATTGCGAGAATGCGGTGCGATTATCTGAAGGGGCCGATGTTCTGATTCATGAAGCGACGTTCTCGCACCGGGATGCGACGTTGGCTCAACAGCGGTTACATTCAACGTCGACCATGGCGGCACAGGTGGCTCTTGCCGCCGGGGTTAAACACCTTTTTATGACCCACTTCAGTCCCCGATATGCGCCAGGGAATGATCTCGACTTAACGGATTTGTTGAGTGAGGCTCGGGCAATTTTCCCGCACACTG